A genomic stretch from Telopea speciosissima isolate NSW1024214 ecotype Mountain lineage chromosome 7, Tspe_v1, whole genome shotgun sequence includes:
- the LOC122666867 gene encoding AAA-ATPase At5g57480-like has translation MKEFWTSLASLMGLLAFSQGILHSLFPPELRFTLLKLFTRTFQWFSSYCYFDITEIDGVNTNELYNAVQLYLSSSASITGNRLSLTRARNSSAFTFGLSNNDCLVDTFNGVTATWEHVVTQRQSQSYAWRPLPDEKRGFTLRINKKDKILILDSYLDYIMEKANEIRRKNQDRLLYTNSRGGALDSRGHPWEAVPFKHPSTFDTLAMDPAKKAEIMADLRDFADGQSFYQNTGRAWKRGYLLYGPPGTGKSSMIAAMANYLGYDIYDLELTEVHNNSELRKLLMKTTSKSIIVIEDIDCSINFTNRTKPASVRRAAYQDPLAPDLRAGSVEDGGNSITLSGLLNFTDGLWSCCGSERIFVFTTNHIEKLDPALLRSGRMDMHIYMSFCSFPALKILLKNYLGLDEGDVEDGILMNLEEVIDEAHMTPADISEVLIKNRRDKKKALFELLEELKNRSERRHAVGAAREKNSTEMEEEEQEKRALECPIEDCEMPVKYSKEEDKDQKEKLN, from the coding sequence TTGGCCTTCTCCCAGGGAATCCTACATTCCCTGTTCCCGCCAGAGCTTCGTTTTACCCTTCTGAAGCTCTTCACTCGTACCTTCCAATGGTTCTCCTCTTACTGCTACTTTGACATCACAGAGATCGATGGTGTCAACACAAACGAGCTGTATAATGCAGTTCAACTCTACCTCAGCAGCTCTGCGTCAATCACAGGCAACCGTTTGAGCCTCACTCGAGCCAGGAATTCAAGTGCCTTCACATTTGGGCTATCAAACAACGATTGCTTGGTCGATACATTCAATGGCGTCACAGCAACTTGGGAGCATGTGGTCACACAGAGACAATCTCAGAGCTACGCTTGGAGACCTCTTCCTGATGAGAAGAGAGGGTTCACTCTTCGAATCAATAAGAAAGATAAGATCTTGATCCTTGATTCTTATCTTGATTACATCATGGAGAAGGCCAATGAGATCAGAAGAAAAAATCAAGATCGACTTCTCTACACAAATTCTCGAGGTGGAGCTCTTGATTCTAGGGGTCATCCATGGGAAGCTGTGCCATTCAAGCACCCAAGTACTTTTGATACATTGGCCATGGACCCTGCAAAAAAAGCTGAAATAATGGCTGATCTTCGAGATTTTGCAGATGGGCAATCGTTTTATCAGAACACAGGGAGAGCGTGGAAGAGAGGTTACCTTCTATATGGCCCTCCTGGTACAGGGAAATCAAGtatgattgcagccatggctaaCTACCTGGGTTATGATATTTATGATCTTGAACTCACCGAAGTTCATAACAATTCAGAGCTTCGGAAGTTACTGATGAAGACGACATCTAAATCGATTATTGTGATCGAAGACATAGATTGCTCGATCAATTTTACGAATCGAACTAAACCTGCATCTGTAAGGAGAGCTGCCTACCAAGACCCTCTGGCACCAGACCTGCGAGCTGGGTCTGTTGAAGATGGTGGAAATTCGATTACGCTTTCTGGTTTACTTAATTTCACAGATGGGTTGTGGTCGTGTTGTGGTAGTGAAAGGATTTTTGTGTTCACGACGAATCACATCGAGAAGCTTGACCCTGCATTGCTGCGTAGTGGGCGTATGGATATGCATATCTATATGAGCTTCTGTTCTTTCCCTGCATTGAAGATTCTGTTGAAAAATTACTTGGGATTGGATGAAGGAGATGTGGAAGATGGGATTTTGATGAATTTAGAGGAGGTAATTGATGAAGCCCATATGACTCCAGCTGACATAAGTGAGGTCTTGATCAAGAACAGGCGCGATAAGAAGAAAGCTCTGTTTGAAttattggaggaattgaagaacaGGTCTGAAAGGAGACATGCAGTAGGAGCGGCTAGGGAGAAGAATTCGAcggaaatggaagaagaagagcaggaGAAGAGGGCCTTGGAATGTCCAATAGAGGATTGTGAGATGCCAGTGAAATACAGCAAGGAAGAAGATAAGGATCAGAAGGAGAAGCTTAACTGA